The proteins below come from a single Balaenoptera acutorostrata chromosome 2, mBalAcu1.1, whole genome shotgun sequence genomic window:
- the CD209 gene encoding CD209 antigen has protein sequence MAEMCNPKEPGGSEEETFGGQRLAERHPGLLRSLRSSPGCLTRNPLLPLLLFISLGFFMLQLTTLVQVSRIQVLQRDLGDHHEENNSLDEELDAGFQSQRGDGAPREHDLGPAITTRADVAQGQMQSNLEEILQHLTWMNATLAGLCRPCPWNWGLFQGSCYLFSWTQSDWKSAVSACQDIGAQLVIIKSPEEQKFLKIWYVRYNKPTWIGLSDHHNEGSWKWVDNSPLQLSFWKKGEPNNHEDEDCVELYNDGWNDGKCSTQNSWICEKPSAPCPAL, from the exons atgGCAGAGATGTGTAACCCCAAGGAGCCGGGTGGCTCTG AGGAGGAGACATTTGGGGGCCAGAGACTGGCTGAGAGACACCCTGGACTCCTACGCAGTTTGAGGAGCTCACCAG GGTGTCTGACCCGGAACCCTCTGCTTCCCCTACTGCTCTTCATCTCACTGGGTTTCTTCATGCTGCAGCTGACCACCCTGGTTCAAG TTTCCAGGATCCAGGTCCTGCAGAGAGATTTGGGGGACCACCACGAGGAGAACAACAGCCTGGATGAGGAGCTGGACGCCGGGTTCCAGAGTCAGAGAGGGGATGGGGCTCCGAGGGAGCATGACCTTGGACCAGCCATCACCACCAGGG CTGATGTTGCACAGGGGCAGATGCAATCAAACCTGGAGGAGATCCTGCAGCACCTGACCTGGATGAATGCCACCCTGG CTGGCCTGTGCCGTCCCTGTCCTTGGAATTGGGGACTCTTCCAGGGAAGCTGCTACTTATTCTCCTGGACCCAGAGTGACTGGAAATCTGCTGTCTCCGCCTGTCAGGACATTGGGGCCCAGCTGGTGATCATCAAGAGTCCTGAGGAGCAG aaattcCTGAAGATTTGGTATGTCAGATATAATAAACCCACCTGGATTGGCCTCAGTGACCACCACAATGAGGGTTCCTGGAAATGGGTGGACAACAGCCCCCTCCAACTCAG CTTCTGGAAAAAAGGGGAACCCAACAACCACGAAGATGAGGACTGTGTGGAATTGTACAACGATGGCTGGAATGATGGCAAATGTAGCACACAAAACTCCTGGATCTGTGAGAAGCCCTCGGCTCCCTGCCCAGCCCTCTGA